One window from the genome of Haliaeetus albicilla chromosome 26, bHalAlb1.1, whole genome shotgun sequence encodes:
- the ATXN7L2 gene encoding ataxin-7-like protein 2: MAARGRAAAAMAAAAAERRLPSLDEFAGQSWSAWVERAGPPAEPGSGSELEESGKSSGKKLDAMTLIKEDMNIFGHCPAHDEFYLVVCNHCSQVVKPQAFQKHCERRHGPLSKLYARAAAAKCHVAVNGQLAAGGTPGAAKVLREKPPGARGRVQPLPERPDKDNNLCLFVPVVNLEKIPSIPKPDGHGIKVPPKAVPTNSKEPLGKPATAAVPKEPPVSAGVGGDSVMPADGPGCKPESAPAPGEKDAGASKPPPRSHKKLARKECDLNRQCGVLNPDTKKICTRLLTCKIHSVHQRREVQGRAKDFDVLVAELKASSRKGESPKERSPPGKEPLPPSQQDPSSLPQLPAGPPSTSPCRAKPPHSHCPLPRARLSSDSDPEDTPAASGEGGTGVFPFPLPKAGSRVSSEESEEEGGEEPPRPPTRPPRPQAFCTFGSRLVSPGCYVFNRRLDRFCSALGSMLERHLSSHMWRKIPPAAEPPLHTPQAPPSPTTPPCGPAASTPSPPTRTSSSSAAPPGTREGRVPASLNYTVGSPHAAAACSQPECGGGGSQSITSPLPANIPSPSFSKLPSTKASKSSRAREAVGGTDPDTRKRKPPLAAGGPPYKRTCLGDGVKSKNTGCQVSAPPGKTKPTPPGCPASSSTAVLNGATRVKRLAPPDCRGPPSAAAVDPRSSPLHGPGLPLPPRCISEDEVKKRKNAATYCRPVKPKPAPPLPGPLPPPGSAPPDSGGSVRRKKPGTPLGFEEKRSALKSKAH, from the exons atggCGGCGCGTGggcgcgcggcggcggcgatggcggcggcggcggcggagcggcggctGCCCAGCCTCGACGAGTTCGCGGGACAGAGCTGGAGCGCCTGGGTggagcgggccgggccgccggCCGAGCCGG GATCAGGGTCGGAGCTGGAGGAGAGTGGGAAGAGCAGCGGCAAGAAACTGGACGCCATGACCCTGATTAAGGAAG ACATGAACATCTTTGGCCACTGCCCGGCGCATGACGAATTTTACCTGGTGGTTTGCAACCACTGCAGCCAGGTGGTGAAGCCCCAGGCCTTCCAGAAGCACTGCG AACGCCGCCACGGCCCCCTCAGCAAGCTGTatgcccgcgccgccgccgccaagTGCCACGTCGCCGTCAACGGGCAGCTGGCAGCCGGCGGGACCCCCGGTGCGGCCAAGGTGCTGCGGGAGAAGCCCCCAGGTGCTCGTGGGCGAGTCCAGCCCCTGCCCGAGCGGCCGGACAAGGACAACAACCTCTG CTTGTTCGTGCCCGTGGTCAATCTGGAGAAGatccccagcatccccaaacCGGATGGGCACGGGATCAAGGTGCCCCCCAAAGCCGTACCCACCAACTCCAAGGAACCCCTGGGGAAACCCGCCACCGCCGCGGTGCCGAAAGAGCCCCCGGTGTCGGCCGGGGTCGGGGGGGATTCGGTGATGCCTGCCGACGGCCCCGGGTGCAAACCGGAGAGCGCGCCCGCCCCGGGGGAGAAGGATGCGGGCGCCTCCAAGCCGCCCCCCAGGTCCCACAAGAAGCTGGCGC GCAAGGAGTGCGACCTGAACAGGCAGTGCGGCGTTCTCAACCCCGACACCAAGAAGATCTGCACCCGCTTGCTGACCTGCAAG ATCCACTCAGTTCACCAACGCCGCGAGGTGCAGGGTCGGGCCAAGGACTTTGACGTGCTGGTGGCCGAGCTGAAGGCCAGCTCCCGCAAGGGCGAGTCCCCGAAGGAGAGGAGCCCCCCCGGGAAGGAACCGCTGCCCCCCTCCCAGCAGGACCCCTCCTCGCTGCCACAgctccccgccggcccccccagcacctctccCTGCCGAGCCAAGCCACCCCACTCCCACTGCCCGCTCCCCAG GGCCCGGCTTTCCTCCGACAGCGACCCCGAGGACACGCCGGCTGCCTCCGGGGAAGGGGGCACGGGGGTGTTCCCTTTCCCCCTGCCCAAGGCGGGCAGCCGGGTGTCGAGCGAGGAGAGCGAGGAAGAGGGGGGCGAggagcccccccgcccccccacgCGCCCCCCACGACCCCAGGCG TTCTGCACCTTTGGGAGCCGCCTGGTCAGCCCGGGCTGTTACGTCTTCAACCGGCGGCTCGACCGCTTCTGCTCGGCGCTGGGCTCCATGCTGGAGCGGCACCTCAGCTCCCACATGtggag GAAGATCCCTCCGGCCGCCGAGCCACCTCTCCAcaccccccaggccccccccagccctacCACCCCTCCCTGCGGCCCAGCCGCCTCgaccccctcaccccccacaCGGACCTCGTCATCATCGGcggccccccccggcacccGGGAGGGCCgggtccctgccagcctcaACTACACGGTGGGGTCCCCCCACGCGGCGGCCGCCTGCAGCCAGCCGGAGTGCGGGGGGGGCGGCAGTCAGTCCATCACctccccgctgccggccaaCATCCCCTCACCCTCCTTCAGCAAGTTGCCTTCCACCAAGGCCAGCAAATCTTCCCGAGCCCGGGAAGCGGTCGGCGGGACGGATCCGGATACCCGCAAACGGAAGCCCCCTCTGGCCGCCGGTGGCCCCCCCTATAAACGGACCTGTTTGGGGGACGGGGTCAAAAGCAAAAACACCGGCTGCCAGGTTTCGGCCCCCCCCGGCAAGACGAAACCCACCCCTCCGGGTTGCCCGGCTTCTTCCTCCACCGCTGTCCTCAATGGTGCAACGCGGGTGAAACGGCTCGCCCCCCCGGACTGCCGCGGCCCCCCCAGTGCCGCCGCCGTGGACCCCCGAAGCTCGCCACTGCATGGACCGGGGTTGCCACTGCCCCCCCGTTGTATCTCCGAGGACGAGGTCAAGAAGCGCAAGAACGCGGCCACGTACTGCCGGCCTGTCAAACCCAAGCCTGCGCCCCCCCTGCCTGGCCCACTGCCACCCCCAGGCTCGGCCCCCCCCGACTCGGGCGGCTCTGTCCGCAGGAAGAAGCCGGGGACCCCCCTGGGCTTCGAGGAGAAGCGGAGCGCCCTGAAG
- the SYPL2 gene encoding synaptophysin-like protein 2, translating to MSEPAAPAAGDKGPRLQDRVLGGMRWGRLQEPLGFIKVLEWLFAIFAFGACGSFSGETGATVKCGGETKEMSAISVQFGYPFRLYQVPFEMPDCEGESETRTLHLIGDFSAPAEFFVTLGVFSFLYAMAALVLYLRFHSLYGENKKLPFADFCVTVCFAFFWLVAAAAWGKGLADVKAATRPASLIAAMAVCQGQEVVCNAGTTPAMGLANISVLFGFINFLLWAGNCWFVLKETSWQAQAAPHDSAAEQGAIDKQ from the exons aTGTCGgagcccgccgcccccgcggccGGCGACAAAGGGCCCCGGCTCCAG GACCGTGTCCTGGGTGGGATGCGCTGGGGCCGCCTCCAGGAACCCCTGGGCTTCATCAAGGTGCTGGAATGG CTCTTTGCCATCTTTGCCTTCGGGGCCTGCGGCTCTTTCAGCGGCGAGACTGGGGCGACGGTGAAATGCGGCGGTGAAACCAAAGAGATGAGTGCCATTTCCGTCCAGTTCGGGTATCCCTTCAG GTTATACCAGGTCCCCTTCGAGATGCCGGACTGCGAGGGCGAGTCAGAAACCCGCACCTTGCACCTCATCGGTGatttctctgctcctgctgaatTTTTTGTGACCCTGGGGGTCTTCTCCTTCCTCTACGCCATGGCAGCTCTGGTGCTTTACCTGCGCTTTCATTCCCTCTATGGCGAAAATAAGAAGCTCCCCTTTGCG GATTTCTGTGTCACCGTCTGCTTCGCCTTCTTCTGGCTGGTGGCGGCAGCGGCGTGGGGCAAGGGGCTCGCCGACGTGAAGGCGGCCACGCGGCCCGCCAGCCTCATCGCTGCCATGGCGGTCTGCCAGGGCCAGGAGGTGGTCTGCAACGCCGGCACCACGCCGGCCATGGGGCTGGCCAACATCTCCGTG ctCTTTGGCTTCATCAACTTTCTGCTGTGGGCCGGGAACTGCTGGTTCGTGCTGAAGGAGACGTCGTGGCAGGCGCAGGCTGCGCCCCACGACAGTGCCGCCGAGCAGGGTGCCATCGACAAGCAGTAG